One part of the Glycine soja cultivar W05 chromosome 11, ASM419377v2, whole genome shotgun sequence genome encodes these proteins:
- the LOC114374698 gene encoding uncharacterized protein At5g19025-like produces MYRGKVKTKMVQCKRRRWHMSMSMSRGMMVQCNNTNNNVCNCKHSPSATLDLLILLLVLFSGAFLLSSYLCYIFNSLSLLLPSLPLSYLLPFLLFFSLSLAAFFCGSRSRRCQRQGCKGLKKAMEFDLQIQRFGSSSAEIDKLPWKGGTEANPDYDCLRSELRKMAPPNGRALLLFRAPCGCPVAKLEASGPKKGKRHKRTPPSATLNGGGDHR; encoded by the coding sequence ATGTATAGGGGGAAGGTAAAGACGAAGATGGTGCAATGCAAGAGGAGGAGGTGGCATATGAGCATGAGCATGAGCAGAGGGATGATGGTTCAGTGCAACAACACTAATAACAACGTGTGCAACTGCAAGCACTCTCCCTCGGCCACCTTAGACCTTCTAATCCTCCTCCTGGTCCTCTTCTCCGGCGCCTTCCTCCTCTCCTCCTACCTCTGCTACATCTTCAACTCCCTCTCCCTCCTCCTCCCCTCCCTCCCCCTCTCCTACCTCCTCCccttcctcctcttcttctccctctccctcGCCGCCTTCTTCTGCGGCTCCCGATCCCGCCGCTGCCAGCGCCAGGGATGCAAGGGCCTCAAGAAGGCCATGGAGTTCGATTTGCAGATTCAGCGCTTCGGCTCCTCCTCCGCCGAAATCGATAAGCTCCCCTGGAAGGGCGGCACTGAGGCCAACCCCGATTACGACTGCCTCAGGTCCGAGCTCAGGAAGATGGCTCCCCCTAACGGCCGTGCGCTTTTGCTCTTCCGGGCGCCCTGTGGCTGCCCCGTCGCCAAACTCGAGGCCTCCGGTCCCAAAAAGGGCAAACGCCATAAGAG